One segment of Nocardia farcinica DNA contains the following:
- a CDS encoding alpha/beta fold hydrolase, producing MRTSSRAADLDIVEGTLPLGLPYRALGSGPPLVFLRWFTPDHANPAGLMARAEIAALAPLAAHRRVYAVNRAPDMPSGTTMAEIADDHAAALRTEFSAPVDVLGISSGGSVALQLAADHPDVVRRLVVAASASRLEERARVAQLRYAEAAAAGKRALHHMEPEPRTVRARINAAVMWLLDPLARPRNPADTLAFVRAEDAFDVTDRLAAITAPTLVIGGERDEFYSPEAFRRTADGIPDSRLVIVPGAGHMGAVRHPRFAAEVLAFLDH from the coding sequence ATGCGCACCTCGTCCCGTGCGGCCGATCTCGACATCGTCGAGGGGACTCTGCCGCTCGGCCTGCCCTACCGCGCGCTGGGATCGGGGCCGCCGTTGGTGTTCCTGCGCTGGTTCACTCCCGACCACGCCAATCCGGCGGGGCTGATGGCCAGGGCGGAGATCGCGGCGCTGGCGCCGCTGGCCGCGCATCGGCGGGTCTATGCGGTGAACCGGGCGCCGGACATGCCGTCGGGCACCACGATGGCCGAGATCGCCGACGATCACGCCGCCGCGCTGCGCACCGAGTTCAGTGCCCCGGTGGACGTGCTCGGCATCTCCTCCGGCGGGTCGGTGGCGCTGCAACTGGCCGCCGACCACCCCGACGTGGTGCGCAGGCTGGTCGTGGCCGCCTCGGCGTCGCGGCTGGAGGAACGGGCCCGGGTGGCGCAGCTGCGGTACGCCGAGGCCGCCGCAGCGGGTAAGCGCGCCCTGCACCACATGGAACCCGAGCCGCGAACCGTGCGGGCCAGGATCAACGCCGCGGTGATGTGGTTGCTCGACCCGCTCGCCCGGCCCCGCAATCCCGCCGACACACTGGCGTTCGTCCGCGCCGAGGACGCCTTCGACGTGACCGACCGGCTGGCCGCGATCACCGCGCCCACGCTGGTGATCGGCGGCGAGCGCGACGAGTTCTACTCGCCGGAGGCGTTCCGCCGGACCGCCGACGGCATCCCCGACTCCCGGCTGGTGATCGTGCCCGGCGCGGGCCACATGGGCGCGGTGCGGCATCCGCGGTTCGCGGCCGAGGTGCTCGCCTTCCTCGACCACTGA
- the hppD gene encoding 4-hydroxyphenylpyruvate dioxygenase: protein MTLENLPTDGELRDLVGLVDHDVSIDPFPVIGWDALVWVVGNATQTAHFLESALGMRLEAYAGPETGVRDHKAFVLRSGAARFVVQGAVDPDSRLAEHHRRHGDGVLDIALEVPDVDRCVRWAHGQGARVLAEPHDERDEYGVVRTATLAAYGATRHTLVDRSGYDGPYRPGFVPRRSGFRPRPGRPARLFQAIDHVVGNVELGMMDHWVEFYRRVMGFTNMAEFVGDDIATEYSALMSKVVANGNHRVKFPLNEPAPGRRRSQIDEFLEFHRGPGVQHIALATGDILATVDAMRAEGVEFLATPDAYYQDPDLRARIGRVRVPVEELRRRGILVDRDEDGYLLQIFTKPIGDRPTVFFELIERHGSLGFGKGNFKALFEAIEREQAARGNL from the coding sequence ATGACCCTCGAGAATCTGCCGACCGACGGCGAGTTGCGCGATCTCGTCGGGCTGGTCGACCACGACGTGAGCATCGACCCGTTCCCGGTGATCGGCTGGGACGCGCTGGTCTGGGTCGTCGGCAACGCGACCCAGACCGCCCACTTCCTGGAATCGGCGCTCGGCATGCGGCTGGAGGCCTACGCCGGGCCGGAGACCGGTGTACGGGATCACAAGGCGTTCGTGTTGCGCAGCGGCGCAGCGCGTTTCGTGGTCCAGGGTGCGGTCGACCCCGACAGCCGCCTGGCCGAGCATCATCGCCGCCACGGCGACGGCGTGCTCGACATCGCGCTGGAGGTGCCCGATGTGGACCGCTGTGTGCGCTGGGCGCACGGGCAGGGCGCGCGCGTGCTGGCCGAACCGCACGACGAGCGCGACGAGTACGGTGTCGTCCGCACCGCGACCCTGGCCGCCTACGGCGCGACCAGGCACACCCTGGTGGACCGCTCCGGCTACGACGGCCCCTACCGGCCCGGCTTCGTGCCGCGGCGCTCGGGATTCCGGCCCCGCCCCGGCAGGCCGGCTCGGCTGTTCCAGGCCATCGACCACGTGGTCGGCAATGTCGAACTGGGCATGATGGACCACTGGGTGGAGTTCTATCGCCGGGTCATGGGCTTCACGAACATGGCCGAGTTCGTCGGCGACGACATCGCCACCGAGTACTCGGCACTGATGAGCAAGGTCGTCGCCAACGGCAACCACCGGGTGAAGTTCCCGCTCAACGAACCCGCGCCGGGCCGGCGCCGCTCCCAGATCGACGAGTTCCTCGAATTCCACCGCGGGCCCGGTGTCCAGCACATCGCCCTGGCCACCGGCGACATCCTCGCCACCGTGGACGCGATGCGCGCCGAGGGCGTGGAGTTCCTCGCCACCCCCGACGCCTACTACCAGGACCCCGACCTGCGCGCCCGCATCGGCCGGGTCCGTGTCCCGGTCGAGGAACTGCGCCGCCGCGGCATCCTGGTCGACCGCGACGAGGACGGTTACCTGCTGCAGATCTTCACCAAGCCGATCGGCGACCGCCCCACGGTGTTCTTCGAACTCATCGAACGCCACGGTTCCCTCGGTTTCGGCAAGGGCAACTTCAAAGCCCTCTTCGAGGCCATCGAGCGAGAACAGGCGGCCCGGGGAAACCTGTAG
- the fusA gene encoding elongation factor G: protein MAQDVLTDLKKVRNIGIMAHIDAGKTTTTERILFYTGVNYKIGETHDGASTTDWMEQEQERGITITSAAVTCFWNQNQINIIDTPGHVDFTVEVERSLRVLDGAVAVFDGKEGVEPQSEQVWRQADKYDVPRICFVNKMDKLGADFYFTVQTIKDRLGARPLVIQLPIGAEDTFEGVVDLVEMNAKVWTGETKLGEKYEVKEIPADLAEKAEQYRQELLEAVAESDEALLDKFFGGEELTIDEIKGAIRKMTVNSEAYPVLCGSAFKNKGVQPMLDAVIDYLPSPLDVENVEGHVPGKEDEVINRRPSADEPFAALAFKIAVHPFFGKLTYIRVYSGKVDSGAQVINATKGKKERLGKLFQMHANKENPVPEVSAGHIYAVIGLKDTTTGDTLCDPQNQIVLESMTFPDPVIEVSIEPKTKSDQEKLGTAIQKLAEEDPTFSVKLDPETGQTVIGGMGELHLDILVDRMKREFKVEANVGKPQVAYRETITKTVEKLEYTHKKQTGGSGQFAKVIIALEPFVGEDGAHYEFENKVTGGRVPKEYIPSVDAGAQDAMQYGVLAGYPLVNLKVTLLDGAYHDVDSSEMAFKIAGAQALKEAARKAGPVILEPMMAVEVITPEDYMGDVIGDLNSRRGQIQAMEERSGARVVKALVPLSEMFGYIGDLRSKTQGRANYSMVFDSYAEVPANVSKEIIAKATGE from the coding sequence GTGGCACAGGACGTGCTCACCGACCTGAAGAAGGTCCGCAACATCGGCATCATGGCCCACATCGATGCCGGTAAGACCACCACTACCGAACGCATCCTCTTCTACACGGGTGTCAACTACAAGATCGGTGAGACGCACGACGGCGCGTCGACCACCGACTGGATGGAGCAGGAGCAGGAGCGCGGCATCACCATCACCTCCGCCGCGGTGACCTGTTTCTGGAACCAGAACCAGATCAACATCATCGACACCCCCGGCCACGTGGACTTCACCGTCGAGGTGGAGCGGTCGCTGCGCGTGCTCGACGGCGCGGTCGCGGTCTTCGATGGCAAGGAAGGCGTGGAGCCGCAGTCCGAGCAGGTGTGGCGCCAGGCCGACAAGTACGACGTGCCGCGCATCTGCTTCGTCAACAAGATGGACAAGCTCGGCGCCGACTTCTACTTCACGGTGCAGACCATCAAGGACCGCCTCGGCGCGCGTCCGCTGGTCATCCAGCTGCCCATCGGCGCGGAGGACACCTTCGAGGGCGTCGTCGACCTGGTCGAGATGAACGCCAAGGTGTGGACCGGCGAGACCAAGCTCGGTGAGAAGTACGAGGTCAAGGAAATCCCGGCCGATCTGGCCGAGAAGGCCGAGCAGTACCGCCAGGAGCTGCTCGAGGCCGTCGCGGAGTCCGACGAGGCGCTGCTGGACAAGTTCTTCGGCGGCGAGGAGCTCACGATCGATGAGATCAAGGGCGCCATCCGCAAGATGACGGTCAACTCCGAGGCCTACCCCGTGCTCTGCGGCTCGGCGTTCAAGAACAAGGGCGTGCAGCCCATGCTCGACGCCGTCATCGACTACCTGCCTTCGCCGCTGGACGTCGAGAACGTCGAAGGCCACGTCCCCGGCAAGGAGGACGAGGTCATCAACCGTCGTCCGAGTGCCGACGAGCCCTTCGCGGCGCTGGCGTTCAAGATCGCGGTGCACCCCTTCTTCGGCAAGCTGACCTACATCCGGGTGTACTCGGGCAAGGTCGACTCCGGCGCCCAGGTCATCAACGCGACCAAGGGCAAGAAGGAGCGTCTGGGCAAGCTGTTCCAGATGCACGCCAACAAGGAGAACCCGGTTCCCGAGGTCTCCGCGGGCCACATCTACGCGGTGATCGGCCTCAAGGACACCACCACCGGTGACACCCTGTGCGATCCGCAGAACCAGATCGTGCTGGAGTCCATGACCTTCCCGGACCCGGTCATCGAGGTCTCGATCGAGCCGAAGACCAAGTCCGACCAGGAGAAGCTGGGCACCGCGATCCAGAAGCTGGCCGAAGAGGATCCCACCTTCTCGGTCAAGCTCGACCCCGAGACCGGTCAGACGGTCATCGGTGGCATGGGCGAGCTGCACCTCGACATCCTTGTCGACCGCATGAAGCGCGAGTTCAAGGTCGAGGCGAACGTCGGCAAGCCCCAGGTGGCCTACCGCGAGACCATCACCAAGACGGTCGAGAAGCTCGAGTACACCCACAAGAAGCAGACGGGTGGCTCGGGTCAGTTCGCGAAGGTCATCATCGCCCTCGAGCCGTTCGTGGGCGAGGACGGCGCGCACTACGAGTTCGAGAACAAGGTCACCGGTGGCCGCGTGCCGAAGGAGTACATCCCTTCGGTCGACGCCGGTGCCCAGGACGCGATGCAGTACGGTGTGCTCGCCGGTTATCCGCTGGTCAACCTGAAGGTCACGCTGCTGGACGGCGCCTACCACGACGTGGACTCGTCGGAAATGGCGTTCAAGATCGCCGGCGCGCAGGCCCTGAAGGAAGCGGCCCGCAAGGCCGGTCCGGTGATCCTCGAGCCGATGATGGCGGTCGAGGTCATCACGCCCGAGGATTACATGGGCGACGTGATCGGCGACTTGAACTCCCGCCGTGGTCAGATCCAGGCCATGGAGGAACGCAGTGGTGCCCGTGTCGTCAAGGCGCTGGTTCCGCTCTCGGAGATGTTCGGTTACATCGGTGACCTGCGGTCGAAGACCCAGGGCCGGGCGAACTACTCCATGGTGTTCGATTCGTACGCGGAGGTTCCGGCCAACGTGTCGAAGGAGATCATCGCCAAGGCGACCGGGGAGTGA
- the rpsL gene encoding 30S ribosomal protein S12, whose product MPTINQLVRKGRRDKVAKTKTAALKGSPQRRGVCTRVYTTTPKKPNSALRKVARVRLTSQVEVTAYIPGEGHNLQEHSMVLVRGGRVKDLPGVRYKIIRGSLDTQGVKNRKQARSRYGAKKEKS is encoded by the coding sequence ATGCCAACCATCAACCAGCTGGTCCGCAAGGGTCGCCGTGACAAGGTCGCCAAGACCAAGACCGCGGCCCTCAAGGGGAGCCCGCAGCGTCGTGGCGTGTGCACCCGCGTGTACACCACGACCCCGAAGAAGCCGAACTCCGCGCTGCGCAAGGTCGCGCGTGTTCGCCTGACCAGCCAGGTCGAGGTCACGGCGTACATCCCCGGCGAAGGCCACAACCTGCAGGAGCACTCGATGGTGCTCGTCCGTGGCGGTCGTGTGAAGGACCTCCCCGGTGTGCGTTACAAGATCATCCGCGGCTCCCTCGACACCCAGGGTGTGAAGAACCGCAAGCAGGCCCGCAGCCGCTACGGCGCCAAGAAGGAGAAGAGCTGA
- a CDS encoding DUF3558 domain-containing protein, giving the protein MRRVPGRRAAALSGAVLALVAMVAGCGRTVEGAAFPAGGSQEINTNFDKLLRECDVVEPAKIGEAVGDARYVNGSFNGAVCMWDVEDAPGGLAMVTLNWYEIGSLNNEKITADKLGYSTETITVQGRRGLQVRRPGDPDSCGVTASAADTGVVGWWINYRAGSAHPDPCGAAKTLLELTLNLAR; this is encoded by the coding sequence ATGCGCAGGGTTCCCGGCCGCCGGGCGGCGGCGCTGAGCGGCGCCGTGCTGGCGCTGGTCGCGATGGTGGCCGGGTGCGGGCGCACCGTCGAGGGCGCGGCCTTTCCGGCCGGCGGCAGTCAGGAGATCAACACCAACTTCGACAAGCTGCTCCGCGAATGCGACGTGGTCGAGCCGGCGAAGATCGGTGAAGCGGTCGGCGACGCCAGGTACGTCAACGGCTCGTTCAACGGCGCGGTCTGCATGTGGGATGTGGAGGACGCGCCGGGCGGGCTGGCGATGGTCACGCTGAACTGGTACGAGATCGGCTCGCTCAACAACGAGAAGATCACCGCCGACAAGCTCGGCTACAGCACCGAGACCATCACCGTGCAGGGCAGGCGGGGCCTGCAGGTGCGTCGACCCGGGGATCCGGACTCCTGCGGGGTGACCGCCTCGGCGGCCGACACCGGGGTGGTGGGCTGGTGGATCAACTACCGCGCCGGGTCCGCGCACCCCGACCCGTGCGGCGCGGCCAAGACGCTGTTGGAGCTGACGCTGAATCTGGCCAGGTGA
- the tuf gene encoding elongation factor Tu — MAKAKFERTKPHVNIGTIGHVDHGKTTLTAAITKVLADKYPDLNQSFAFDQIDKAPEEKARGITINISHVEYQTEKRHYAHVDAPGHADYIKNMITGAAQMDGAILVVAATDGPMPQTREHVLLARQVGVPYILVALNKADMVDDEEILELVEMEVRELLAAQEFDEEAPVVRVSGLKALEGDPKWVKSVEDLMDAVDESIPDPVRETDKPFLMPIEDVFTITGRGTVVTGRVERGIINVNEEVEITGIRPETTKTTVTGIEMFRKLLDQGQAGDNVGLLIRGIKREDVERGQVVIKPGTTTPHTEFEGQAYILSKDEGGRHTPFFNNYRPQFYFRTTDVTGVVTLPEGTEMVMPGDNTEMSVKLIQPVAMEEGLRFAIREGGRTVGAGRVTKIIK; from the coding sequence GTGGCGAAGGCGAAGTTCGAGCGGACGAAGCCGCACGTCAACATCGGCACCATCGGTCACGTCGACCACGGCAAGACCACGCTGACCGCGGCGATCACCAAGGTGCTGGCTGACAAGTACCCGGATCTGAACCAGAGCTTCGCGTTCGATCAGATCGACAAGGCGCCCGAAGAGAAGGCGCGTGGCATCACGATCAACATCTCGCACGTCGAGTACCAGACCGAGAAGCGCCACTACGCCCACGTCGACGCGCCGGGTCACGCCGACTACATCAAGAACATGATCACCGGTGCGGCGCAGATGGACGGCGCCATCCTGGTGGTCGCCGCGACCGACGGCCCGATGCCGCAGACCCGCGAGCACGTGCTGCTGGCCCGCCAGGTCGGCGTGCCCTACATCCTGGTCGCCCTGAACAAGGCCGACATGGTCGACGACGAGGAGATCCTCGAGCTCGTCGAGATGGAGGTCCGCGAGCTGCTGGCCGCCCAGGAGTTCGACGAGGAAGCCCCCGTCGTGCGCGTGTCCGGCCTGAAGGCCCTCGAGGGCGACCCCAAGTGGGTCAAGTCCGTCGAGGACCTGATGGACGCCGTCGACGAGTCCATCCCGGACCCGGTGCGTGAGACCGACAAGCCGTTCCTCATGCCGATCGAGGACGTCTTCACCATCACCGGCCGTGGCACCGTCGTCACCGGTCGTGTCGAGCGCGGCATCATCAACGTGAACGAGGAAGTGGAGATCACCGGCATCCGTCCGGAGACCACCAAGACCACGGTCACCGGTATCGAGATGTTCCGCAAGCTGCTCGACCAGGGCCAGGCGGGCGACAACGTCGGCCTGCTGATCCGTGGCATCAAGCGCGAGGACGTGGAGCGCGGCCAGGTCGTCATCAAGCCGGGCACCACCACCCCGCACACCGAGTTCGAGGGCCAGGCGTACATCCTGTCGAAGGACGAGGGCGGCCGCCACACCCCGTTCTTCAACAACTACCGTCCGCAGTTCTACTTCCGCACCACCGACGTGACCGGCGTCGTGACCCTCCCCGAGGGCACCGAGATGGTCATGCCGGGCGACAACACCGAGATGAGCGTCAAGCTGATCCAGCCGGTCGCCATGGAAGAGGGCCTGCGCTTCGCGATCCGCGAGGGTGGCCGCACCGTCGGTGCCGGCCGCGTCACCAAGATCATCAAGTGA
- a CDS encoding Lrp/AsnC family transcriptional regulator, producing the protein MSRTPARLDELDLAILTAMHEHQKAGILELSRRTRVARATVQSRISRMEEAGVIASYDPQIDVTAAGFDVQAFVTLEIAQGALDTLAAELDAIPGVLEAYATTGTGDVLCRIGADSHAGLQAVLLSIDRTSSVVRSHSVIVLSTVVPRRTLPLLRTLTPTTTSKAPAYRDPH; encoded by the coding sequence GTGTCCCGTACCCCGGCGAGACTGGACGAACTGGATCTGGCCATCCTCACCGCGATGCACGAGCACCAGAAGGCCGGGATCCTGGAACTGTCCCGGCGCACCAGGGTGGCCAGGGCGACGGTGCAGTCGCGGATCTCGCGAATGGAGGAGGCCGGGGTGATCGCCTCCTACGATCCCCAGATCGACGTCACCGCGGCCGGATTCGACGTGCAGGCCTTCGTCACGCTGGAGATCGCCCAGGGCGCGCTCGACACCCTCGCCGCCGAACTCGACGCGATCCCCGGCGTCCTGGAGGCCTACGCCACCACCGGCACCGGCGACGTGCTGTGCCGCATCGGCGCCGACTCGCACGCGGGACTCCAGGCGGTGTTGCTGAGCATCGACCGGACCAGTTCGGTCGTGCGCTCGCACAGCGTCATCGTGCTGTCCACGGTGGTCCCGCGCCGCACCCTGCCACTGCTGCGCACCCTGACCCCCACCACGACCAGCAAAGCGCCCGCCTATCGCGACCCGCACTGA
- a CDS encoding DUF3558 domain-containing protein — translation MRIPSALITGLTLVLTLSACGSGGDSGSDTPLRPPPKVASLGPFVGECGHVTDDEVRDIAGLGTLSQVFKNSVGCNYQSAGIGSPSVTFASYRGSPIEREKAWVSNVGRAPDAIEVGGRPGFAALDPSGTVCDLAVQLDDDFFEWSMSYGFFGPLDNPCDKTRKLAELTVARLK, via the coding sequence ATGCGGATCCCGTCGGCGCTCATCACAGGTCTCACCCTGGTCCTGACGTTGTCGGCGTGCGGTTCGGGGGGCGATTCCGGCTCCGACACCCCGTTGCGCCCACCGCCGAAGGTGGCCTCGCTCGGGCCGTTCGTCGGCGAGTGCGGGCACGTCACCGACGACGAGGTACGCGACATCGCGGGCCTGGGCACGCTGTCGCAGGTGTTCAAGAACTCGGTGGGGTGCAACTACCAGTCCGCGGGCATCGGTTCGCCGAGTGTCACCTTCGCCTCCTATCGGGGCAGCCCGATCGAGCGGGAGAAGGCGTGGGTGTCCAACGTCGGGCGGGCGCCGGATGCGATCGAGGTGGGCGGTAGGCCGGGCTTCGCCGCGCTCGACCCGAGCGGCACGGTCTGCGATCTCGCCGTCCAGCTCGACGACGACTTCTTCGAGTGGTCGATGTCGTACGGGTTCTTCGGGCCGTTGGACAACCCGTGTGACAAGACCAGGAAGTTGGCCGAACTCACCGTGGCGCGGTTGAAGTGA
- a CDS encoding NADPH:quinone oxidoreductase family protein yields MRAAQVSRLEGPEAVEIVDIPEPAAFPGGVVIDVHAAGVAFPDVLMTRGLYQMKPELPFVVGGEVAGVVREAPEGAHVRPGDRVLALTMLGNAIAEVAVTPAEMVFKLPDNISMEAGAGILFNDLTVHFCLRNRGRLAPGETVLVHGAAGGIGTSTLRMAAALGASRVVAVVSTPEKAEVAKANGATDVVLTEGWLAAVKELTGGRGVDIVLDPVGGDRFTDSIRSLASAGRLLVVGFTAGEIPTVKVNRLLLKNVEVVGAAWGEWVMSHPGYLAEQWAEVEPLLASGAIAPPQPVLYPLDRAAEAVASLDNRTATGKVVVTVR; encoded by the coding sequence ATGCGCGCAGCTCAGGTCAGCAGGTTGGAAGGACCGGAAGCGGTCGAGATCGTCGACATCCCCGAACCCGCCGCCTTCCCCGGCGGTGTGGTCATCGATGTGCATGCCGCCGGCGTGGCGTTCCCCGACGTGCTGATGACCCGCGGGCTCTACCAGATGAAGCCGGAGCTGCCGTTCGTGGTGGGCGGCGAGGTGGCGGGCGTGGTGCGTGAGGCACCCGAGGGCGCGCATGTGCGCCCCGGCGACCGGGTGCTGGCGCTGACCATGCTCGGCAACGCCATCGCCGAGGTCGCGGTGACCCCGGCGGAGATGGTGTTCAAGCTGCCGGACAACATCTCGATGGAAGCGGGCGCAGGCATTCTGTTCAACGACCTGACCGTGCACTTCTGCCTGCGCAACCGCGGCAGGCTCGCGCCGGGGGAGACGGTGCTGGTGCACGGCGCCGCGGGCGGCATCGGCACCTCGACGCTGCGGATGGCCGCCGCGCTCGGGGCGAGCCGGGTGGTCGCGGTGGTGAGCACGCCGGAGAAGGCCGAGGTCGCCAAGGCCAACGGCGCCACCGACGTGGTGCTCACCGAGGGCTGGCTGGCGGCGGTGAAGGAACTGACCGGCGGGCGCGGGGTGGACATCGTGCTCGACCCGGTGGGTGGGGACCGGTTCACCGACAGCATCCGCTCGCTGGCCTCGGCGGGCCGCCTGCTGGTCGTCGGCTTCACCGCCGGTGAGATCCCGACGGTGAAGGTGAACCGCCTGCTGTTGAAGAACGTCGAGGTGGTCGGCGCGGCGTGGGGCGAGTGGGTGATGTCGCACCCCGGTTACCTGGCCGAGCAGTGGGCCGAGGTGGAGCCGCTGTTGGCCTCGGGTGCGATCGCGCCGCCGCAGCCGGTGCTGTACCCGCTGGACCGGGCCGCCGAGGCGGTCGCCTCGCTGGACAATCGCACCGCCACCGGCAAGGTGGTCGTGACGGTCCGCTGA
- a CDS encoding TetR/AcrR family transcriptional regulator, whose protein sequence is MTRTQHPARTGRRRSAKLDGDARELILDAAEQLFAAKGFDATPTAAIAAVAGVPKGLVFYYFPTKDAILSALMAERVPAHPVPDIGAVVAPGDPAASLLNLDTALNLREHHSSVLRVIMWREADTHPDVRAQLRRLRDHLLDVTARVLQASAPQPVRPGTVRACAAAWVSAMFAIASTDRLHALDGVALPTSEELLGVAKVVAAGMTQLG, encoded by the coding sequence GTGACGCGCACGCAGCACCCCGCCCGGACCGGGCGCCGCCGCAGCGCCAAGCTCGACGGCGACGCCCGCGAACTCATCCTGGACGCCGCCGAACAGCTCTTCGCCGCCAAAGGATTCGACGCCACCCCGACCGCCGCCATCGCGGCGGTCGCGGGTGTGCCGAAGGGCTTGGTCTTCTACTACTTCCCCACCAAGGACGCGATCCTGTCGGCGCTGATGGCCGAGCGGGTGCCCGCCCACCCGGTGCCCGACATCGGCGCGGTGGTCGCCCCCGGCGACCCGGCCGCCAGCCTGCTCAACCTCGACACCGCGCTGAACCTGCGCGAGCACCACTCCTCGGTGTTGCGCGTGATCATGTGGCGCGAGGCCGACACCCATCCCGACGTGCGCGCCCAACTGCGGCGCCTGCGCGACCACCTGCTCGACGTGACGGCGCGGGTACTGCAGGCCAGCGCGCCGCAACCGGTGCGGCCGGGCACGGTTCGCGCCTGCGCGGCCGCCTGGGTCTCGGCGATGTTCGCCATCGCCAGCACCGACCGGCTGCACGCGCTCGACGGCGTGGCCCTGCCCACCAGCGAGGAACTGCTCGGGGTGGCGAAGGTGGTGGCGGCGGGGATGACCCAGCTCGGCTGA
- a CDS encoding winged helix DNA-binding domain-containing protein yields MPLSARVLNRTLLERQHLLARSELSVPRMCEHLVGLQAQDVTPPFVGLWSRTADFDPASVSVGLTERTLVRITAMRGTIHLLTAADALRIAPMIQPELEKIPFRKGFNYGAMVGLDPERVRADGERVLGDDPVPAAVLRERAAQRYPDRDPGAVVQTWLYQLPVLQTPPRGRWKDNSRPVWSRVQPWLGAALEPGYPLTELAVRYLRAFGPASTGDMQTWSKLPGWRAAVTALGDRLRTYTDERGRTLYDLADAPLADPDRPAPVRLLGWYDNALLSHQDRARIVPEGAAAALRSYATMLSPVLVDGFVAGVYKVFPRAGRARLRIVPARAWRTAEREQVAAEAAALLAFLEPELTPSVEILDVGADVRP; encoded by the coding sequence GTGCCGCTGTCGGCCAGGGTGCTCAACCGCACCCTGCTCGAGCGCCAGCATCTGCTGGCGCGGTCGGAGCTGTCGGTGCCGCGGATGTGCGAGCACCTGGTCGGCCTGCAGGCGCAGGACGTCACCCCGCCGTTCGTCGGATTGTGGAGTCGCACAGCGGATTTCGATCCGGCTTCGGTGTCGGTCGGGCTCACCGAACGCACCCTGGTGCGGATCACGGCGATGCGCGGCACCATCCATCTGCTGACCGCGGCCGACGCGCTGCGCATCGCGCCGATGATCCAGCCGGAACTGGAGAAGATCCCGTTCCGCAAGGGCTTCAACTACGGCGCGATGGTCGGCCTCGATCCCGAGCGGGTGCGCGCCGACGGCGAGCGAGTGCTCGGCGACGACCCGGTGCCCGCCGCCGTGCTGCGGGAACGCGCCGCGCAGCGGTATCCCGATCGCGATCCGGGCGCGGTCGTGCAGACCTGGCTGTATCAGCTGCCGGTGCTGCAGACCCCGCCGCGCGGGCGCTGGAAGGACAACAGCAGGCCGGTGTGGTCGCGGGTGCAGCCGTGGCTGGGGGCGGCGCTGGAACCGGGCTACCCGTTGACCGAGCTGGCCGTGCGCTACCTGCGCGCGTTCGGCCCGGCGAGCACCGGTGACATGCAGACCTGGTCGAAGCTGCCGGGTTGGCGCGCGGCGGTGACCGCGCTGGGTGACCGTCTGCGCACCTACACCGACGAGCGCGGTCGCACCCTCTACGACCTCGCCGACGCGCCACTGGCCGACCCGGACCGTCCGGCTCCGGTCCGGCTGCTCGGCTGGTACGACAACGCCCTGCTCAGCCACCAGGACCGGGCGCGGATCGTGCCGGAGGGCGCGGCCGCGGCTCTGCGTTCCTACGCCACGATGCTGTCGCCGGTGCTGGTCGACGGTTTCGTGGCGGGGGTGTACAAGGTCTTCCCGCGGGCCGGGCGGGCGCGGCTGCGCATCGTGCCTGCGCGTGCCTGGAGGACGGCCGAGCGCGAGCAGGTGGCCGCCGAGGCGGCCGCGCTGCTGGCTTTTCTCGAGCCCGAGCTGACGCCGAGCGTGGAGATTCTCGACGTCGGCGCGGATGTGCGGCCCTGA
- the rpsG gene encoding 30S ribosomal protein S7: MPRKGPAPKRPLINDPVYGSPLVTQLVNKILLDGKKSTAERIVYGALEQAREKTGTDPVVTLKRALDNVKPSLEVKPRRVGGATYQVPVEVRPGRANTLALRWLVNFARARREKTMVERLANELLDASNGLGASVKRREDTHKMAESNRAFAHYRW; the protein is encoded by the coding sequence ATGCCGCGCAAGGGCCCCGCTCCCAAGCGTCCGTTGATCAACGACCCGGTCTACGGGTCGCCGCTGGTCACGCAGCTGGTCAACAAGATCCTGCTCGACGGCAAGAAGTCCACCGCGGAGCGCATCGTCTACGGTGCGCTGGAGCAGGCGCGCGAGAAGACCGGCACCGATCCGGTCGTCACCCTCAAGCGCGCGCTCGACAACGTCAAGCCCTCCCTCGAGGTGAAGCCCCGCCGCGTCGGTGGCGCCACCTACCAGGTGCCGGTCGAGGTGCGTCCCGGCCGTGCCAACACCCTCGCGCTGCGCTGGCTGGTCAACTTCGCCCGTGCGCGTCGTGAGAAGACCATGGTCGAGCGTCTCGCCAACGAACTGCTCGACGCCAGCAACGGCCTCGGCGCCTCGGTGAAGCGGCGCGAGGACACCCACAAGATGGCCGAATCCAACCGGGCCTTCGCGCACTACCGCTGGTGA